Proteins from one Vicugna pacos chromosome 25, VicPac4, whole genome shotgun sequence genomic window:
- the ZNF623 gene encoding zinc finger protein 623, protein MELAAPASGGAPELRLRGLLGNLEGQSLRSCASQEAGFKQVTVTHWKIQAGEAALVGGRSGGSPVLGSNLLILQRELIEGEAHPHRCDARGEGFGQSACLAEHRQAHAGGRLYVCDVCGEDFVHLAGLGEHQKTHAGEKAFRCAQCGKGFCHSADLARHQRVHTRERPFECKECGKGFSQSSLLIRHQRIHTGERPYECNECGKAFIRSSSLVRHYQTHTEVRQYECQECGKAFRHRSDLVEHQRIHTGERPFECSECGKAFIRSSKLVQHQRTHTGERPYVCSQCGKRFSQTSNFTQHQRIHTGQKLFQCSECGKAFFLSSYLIRHQKVHTGERVYECKECGKAFLQKAHLTEHQKIHAGHRPFECKDCGKAFIQSSKLLLHQIVHTGEKPYACSYCGKGFIQRSNFLQHQKIHTEEKLYECSQYGKEFSSAPNFKSNQDVHQEGLSLSKTPVRLGEKYVGQGEHTDS, encoded by the coding sequence ATGGAGCTTGCTGCCCCTGCATCTGGGGGGGCCCCCGAACTCAGGTTGAGGGGGCTGTTGGGAAACCTGGAAGGGCAGAGCCTGCGGAGctgtgcctcccaggaggcaggtttCAAGCAAGTGACGGTCACCCACTGGAAGATCCAAGCAGGAGAAGCAGCCCTGGTGGGTGGTAGGTCAGGGGGGAGCCCGGTCCTGGGCTCCAACCTCCTCATACTTCAGAGGGAGCTTATAGAAGGGGAGGCCCACCCGCACAGGTGCGACGCGCGCGGGGAGGGGTTCGGCCAAAGCGCCTGCCTTGCCGAGCACCGGCAAGCTCACGCCGGAGGGAGGCTCTACGTGTGCGACGTGTGTGGGGAGGACTTCGTCCACCTCGCGGGCCTTGGGGAGCACCAGAAAACGCACGCGGGAGAAAAGGCGTTCAGGTGCGCCCAGTGTGGGAAGGGTTTCTGTCACAGCGCGGACCTGGCCCGGCACCAGCGGGTTCACACCCGCGAGAGGCCTTTTGAATGCAAGGAGTGCGGGAAGGGCTTCAGCCAGAGCTCGCTGCTCATTCGACATCAGAGGATTCACACAGGCGAGCGGCCCTACGAGTGCAACgagtgtgggaaggccttcaTCCGCAGCTCCAGCCTGGTCCGGCACTACCAGACCCACACGGAGGTGCGGCAGTACGAGTGCCAGGAGTGCGGGAAGGCCTTCCGCCACCGCTCGGACCTCGTGGAGCACCAGCGCATTCACACCGGGGAGCGGCCCTTCGAGTGCAGCGAGTGCGGGAAGGCCTTCATCCGCAGCTCCAAGCTTGTTCAGCACCAGCGCACCCACACCGGGGAGCGGCCGTACGTCTGCAGCCAGTGCGGGAAGCGCTTCAGCCAGACGTCCAACTTCACCCAGCACCAGCGCATCCACACTGGCCAGAAGCTCTTCCAGTGCAGCGAGTGCGGGAAGGCCTTCTTTCTGAGCTCGTACCTCATCCGACACCAGAAGGTCCACACCGGGGAGCGCGTGTACGAGTGCAAGGAGTGCGGCAAGGCGTTCCTCCAGAAGGCGCACCTCACAGAGCACCAGAAGATCCACGCGGGGCACCGGCCCTTCGAGTGCAAGGACTGCGGGAAGGCGTTCATTCAGAGCTCCAAGCTCCTGCTGCATCAGATCgtccacactggagagaagccctatgCGTGCAGTTATTGTGGGAAAGGCTTTATTCAGAGGTCAAACTTCCTTCAGCACCAGAAGATTCACACTGAAGAGAAACTCTACGAATGCAGCCAGTATGGGAAAGAGTTCAGCTCAGCTCCAAACTTTAAAAGTAACCAAGATGTTCACCAGGAGGGACTTTCCTTGAGTAAGACCCCTGTACGTTTGGGCGAGAAGTATGTAGGTCAGGGGGAGCACACGGACTCGTAA